One genomic segment of Virgibacillus doumboii includes these proteins:
- the motA gene encoding flagellar motor stator protein MotA, whose amino-acid sequence MDKGSIIGILFGLIAVGAGMFLKGVSPLAVINPAALLIIFLGTVASVCIAFPMSTLKKVPLLLKIIFTEDKNNNATEIVNGFTEWAEVTRKQGILWLEGQIEKADNSFLASGLQLVVDGQSPEFIREVLLEKVDAMEERHQKGVSIFTQAGTYAPTLGVLGAVIGLIAALSNLNDIEALGHAISAAFVATLLGIFSGYVLWHPFANKLKEKSENEVRLRQITIEGILSLANGESPRVIEDKLSSYLSSDELAGIGEGDENAEKETI is encoded by the coding sequence ATGGATAAAGGATCAATTATAGGAATATTATTTGGACTTATTGCAGTCGGAGCAGGTATGTTTCTAAAAGGTGTAAGTCCATTGGCCGTAATAAATCCTGCAGCATTACTTATTATATTTTTGGGAACGGTAGCTTCCGTCTGTATAGCCTTCCCAATGAGCACACTTAAAAAAGTCCCGTTATTATTAAAAATTATTTTTACGGAAGACAAAAATAATAATGCAACGGAAATTGTTAATGGATTCACTGAATGGGCAGAGGTTACTCGTAAACAAGGTATTCTATGGCTGGAAGGACAAATAGAAAAGGCGGACAATTCTTTTTTAGCTTCAGGACTACAACTGGTTGTGGATGGTCAGTCTCCTGAGTTTATACGGGAGGTATTACTTGAAAAAGTAGATGCTATGGAGGAAAGGCATCAAAAAGGGGTTTCCATATTTACCCAGGCTGGTACATATGCTCCTACTTTAGGTGTACTAGGAGCAGTAATTGGCTTAATTGCCGCCCTTAGTAATTTGAATGATATTGAAGCATTAGGTCACGCAATATCAGCTGCATTTGTTGCTACATTACTAGGTATCTTCTCAGGTTATGTTTTGTGGCATCCTTTTGCGAATAAATTAAAAGAGAAGTCTGAAAACGAAGTTCGTTTGAGGCAGATTACAATAGAAGGGATATTATCACTAGCGAATGGAGAGTCCCCACGGGTAATTGAGGACAAATTAAGCTCTTATTTATCGTCGGATGAGTTAGCAGGAATAGGTGAGGGGGATGAAAATGCGGAGAAAGAAACGATATAA
- a CDS encoding EAL domain-containing protein, with translation MNIFINVFPATLLESSFYILLQRMNSFIDTDSRNIVFELNEVEKDMDLSKIKLVVNEIRKKGFLIALDDIGKGESTLKSILEIKPDIAKVDKHFAKDLAESPKKQKALKLILNLFGGDTEVILEGFESKADLDIEKDMGVSLGRAFY, from the coding sequence ATGAACATTTTCATCAATGTGTTTCCAGCAACATTGTTGGAATCGTCTTTTTACATTCTTTTGCAGCGGATGAATTCTTTTATAGATACTGATTCAAGGAACATCGTCTTTGAATTAAATGAAGTTGAAAAGGATATGGATTTATCTAAAATTAAATTGGTTGTAAATGAAATCAGGAAGAAAGGTTTCTTGATTGCTCTTGATGATATTGGAAAAGGAGAATCAACACTTAAATCAATTTTGGAAATTAAGCCAGATATTGCAAAAGTCGATAAGCATTTTGCTAAAGATTTGGCAGAGTCTCCAAAAAAACAAAAAGCGCTTAAATTAATCCTGAATCTTTTTGGAGGTGATACAGAAGTTATTTTGGAAGGATTCGAGTCTAAGGCTGATTTGGATATAGAGAAAGATATGGGAGTATCCTTAGGACGGGCTTTTTATTAG
- the motB gene encoding flagellar motor protein MotB, whose protein sequence is MRRKKRYKKSHINESWLLPYSDMLTLIAALFIVLFAMSEIDAQKYQQLIQVFNSEFGVESSVVDNNSSTIEPAPSKTPIDPEVDDNKEDEEKGKKELLRLKALQEQINKYINENNLSDVLRTQLSGEGLMITISNDVSFDSGSDKVKKYGKKIAREMSEFLYTDPPHRIVVSGHTDNVPIHNSEFSSNWELSAMRAINFMRLLLDNEKLDPERFSSKGYGKHHPIVPNTGVENRAKNRRVEVLILPNYDIPLNDNN, encoded by the coding sequence ATGCGGAGAAAGAAACGATATAAAAAATCTCACATTAATGAGTCATGGCTCCTTCCATATTCGGACATGCTGACTCTTATAGCGGCACTATTTATTGTGTTATTTGCAATGAGTGAAATAGACGCACAAAAATATCAGCAACTTATACAAGTGTTTAATAGTGAATTTGGTGTTGAATCAAGTGTGGTAGATAATAATTCCAGTACCATTGAACCAGCTCCTAGTAAAACTCCAATTGATCCAGAAGTCGATGATAACAAGGAAGATGAAGAAAAAGGTAAGAAGGAATTGTTAAGATTAAAAGCCTTACAGGAGCAGATTAATAAGTATATAAATGAAAATAATTTATCTGATGTGTTACGAACGCAATTATCGGGTGAGGGATTGATGATTACGATATCAAATGATGTATCGTTTGATTCCGGAAGCGACAAGGTAAAGAAGTATGGCAAGAAGATTGCTAGAGAGATGTCTGAATTTCTATACACGGATCCTCCCCATCGGATAGTAGTAAGTGGTCACACTGATAATGTTCCAATACATAATAGTGAATTTTCATCGAATTGGGAACTAAGCGCTATGCGAGCAATTAACTTTATGCGCTTATTACTTGATAATGAAAAATTGGATCCTGAACGATTTAGTTCTAAAGGCTATGGCAAGCATCATCCAATCGTTCCAAATACAGGTGTTGAAAATAGAGCAAAGAATAGAAGGGTTGAAGTTCTTATTTTACCAAATTATGATATTCCGTTAAACGATAATAACTAA
- a CDS encoding chemotaxis protein CheX: protein MNISTQERSKAATILLNGTFTSLETVVPIQQTREKPQLLKSDFHIDYGVLIGITGDVKGKLVLSGNPTTFSKIGEVMYGIPLEGEMLISFSGELGNMIAGGLSTNIVEKGININITSPTMMQGNTTLYGFKQGLKVMSSLDSAGDLDIYLLLD from the coding sequence TTGAATATATCGACACAGGAACGTAGCAAAGCAGCTACAATTTTATTAAATGGCACCTTTACATCCCTGGAAACAGTGGTGCCAATTCAGCAAACAAGAGAGAAACCTCAGTTATTAAAAAGCGATTTTCACATTGACTATGGTGTTCTAATTGGCATTACCGGTGACGTTAAAGGAAAATTAGTCTTGTCCGGAAATCCGACAACATTCAGTAAGATTGGTGAAGTCATGTACGGAATACCGCTTGAAGGCGAAATGCTTATTTCCTTTAGTGGCGAACTGGGTAATATGATTGCAGGTGGGCTTTCAACGAACATAGTCGAAAAGGGAATTAATATCAATATTACTTCTCCGACTATGATGCAGGGTAATACAACGCTGTATGGTTTTAAACAGGGACTTAAAGTGATGAGTTCGCTGGATAGTGCTGGAGACTTGGATATTTACTTGCTACTTGATTAA